A stretch of Coccidioides posadasii str. Silveira chromosome 2, complete sequence DNA encodes these proteins:
- a CDS encoding uncharacterized protein (SECRETED:SignalP(1-20)~EggNog:ENOG410PVJ5~TransMembrane:3 (n6-15c20/21o163-185i197-216o251-278i)) encodes MHLRYFFPLLLGLGLPLASAYERIPANDTAPCPHPDDIVYSPFTPWFNFYSGGKRSSFCWKAAICTLEPADEARKQQFGATALVMGLLPLTLRDIAWPERRIVLVSAPLPRLAAVVVRGLGLEPTVKREMMTWGEDDVHRWMTWVRGSWFAGFARQSKSAMRMLLAVCFAALMVTYGALAVVELYSKGSALGCTYPVFAVTWCITGVLPAIVHTLFESWRRRKDVNGQTKTGRPSAVQGVDEAWPVQLSWAIYYTAGTLIYTSIMAVTVLELFVWVAIQLCVTAASKLLALYICISLRDPVEDDATLDLSAATENGGPLKADR; translated from the coding sequence ATGCACCTCAGATACTTCTTCCCACTTCTACTTGGCCTCGGCCTTCCTCTGGCCTCTGCCTATGAGCGGATCCCGGCCAACGACACCGCGCCTTGCCCTCATCCAGACGACATCGTCTACTCCCCGTTCACCCCATGGTTTAACTTCTACTCCGGCGGCAAACGCTCATCTTTCTGCTGGAAAGCTGCCATCTGCACCCTTGAGCCCGCTGACGAGGCGCGCAAACAGCAGTTCGGCGCCACGGCGCTGGTCATGGGTCTGCTTCCACTTACGCTGCGCGACATCGCCTGGCCGGAGCGGAGAATCGTGTTGGTTTCTGCGCCGTTGCCGCGGCTCGCGGCAGTGGTGGTTAGGGGGTTGGGACTGGAACCAACGGTCAAGCGAGAGATGATGACGTGGGGAGAGGATGATGTGCATCGGTGGATGACGTGGGTACGCGGGAGTTGGTTCGCAGGGTTTGCGCGGCAGTCGAAGTCTGCGATGAGAATGCTGCTTGCAGTATGCTTTGCAGCGTTGATGGTGACGTATGGGGCACTAGCGGTGGTGGAGTTGTATTCAAAGGGCAGCGCGCTGGGCTGTACCTATCCAGTTTTCGCGGTGACTTGGTGCATTACCGGCGTTCTTCCGGCGATTGTGCATACTTTGTTTGAAAGCTGGCGCCGGCGGAAGGATGTAAACGGGCAAACCAAAACGGGCAGGCCTTCTGCAGTGCAGGGTGTTGACGAGGCATGGCCTGTGCAGCTCTCGTGGGCGATTTACTACACTGCTGGGACGCTGATATACACCTCAATCATGGCCGTGACAGTCCTGGAGCTTTTTGTGTGGGTTGCTATTCAGCTTTGTGTGACTGCGGCGAGCAAGCTGCTTGCTCTATATATCTGCATATCGCTGCGTGATCCTGTCGAGGATGATGCTACATTGGACCTTTCCGCGGCCACGGAGAATGGTGGCCCGTTGAAAGCTGACAGATAA